In Drosophila simulans strain w501 chromosome 3R, Prin_Dsim_3.1, whole genome shotgun sequence, a single window of DNA contains:
- the LOC120285045 gene encoding lysine-specific demethylase 3A, with translation MSQKELAALVATRTSRKRTISSTSFSVSTRTEPKSIIEIHIFNDSLPMKRTYCEVMNPTLRAEQPVKQEEESLGQMPPLTEEEQLRHDELRTSGSIFLQDLPCFKLQQAQPIAGSSPIPKCRECRRRNLATTEGESSSVSDVYCRFYEFRRLQFNENGELCVVGFPNPYSEPSPEDIAIWQPDKNTPPTSGYMDIQVCRYILLHAGDQFCYIWHQEAEALSLHQNTDGTIAWKKAVKGTREICDVCDTTLFNYHWTCRKCGFGVCLDCFKDRKEGLRLRRAENAAQKGCDEYHWLLCSDPSGPQEHVPTELMLTQIIAGDALNVLGRLLHEVRTLWQVPQVCGCLLSKQPIEDAETKEVIQDMIKESQLKQHTSYSSLASEQKVHQQQRLDQLHATKLEFAKKLGIDYVPGRVWTKESLGKDPITTAFDNLKHINFLRNGLAGLRRFLPPRTMTFGYSTQLAPGVPHEFLCDGRLLRLTDAMHPDNRVLFQDVWKCGQPVMISEVARSLNLDLWHPQAFCRDFGDKPNDLINCLNGNLVPNQPMRHFWEGFQCMNKRLPDAYGKPMLLKLKDWPPGDDFAEILPTRFADLMKGLPMPEYTLRTGNLNIASCLPKMFVPPDLGPKMYNAYGSALHPDKGTTNLHLDISDAVNIMVYVGIPQDGDTRPQMAATQKAIEIGGCDYITRARCQSPDVLPGALWHIFPARDADKIRDLLNRVTLEKGFRLEPDHDPIHDQNWYLDDKLRARLFKEYGVEGHPIVQCLGDAVFIPAGAPHQVQNLHNCIKVAEDFVSPENITHCYHLTHEFRRLSHSHTNHEDKLQIKNIIYHAIKDCCTILSRAVDKRVNAEITQLYED, from the coding sequence ATGTCGCAAAAAGAATTGGCGGCACTGGTCGCCACGAGAACGAGTCGCAAACGCACCATATCCTCGACCTCATTCTCTGTTTCCACTCGCACTGAACCAAAATCCATCATAGAGATACACATATTCAATGACTCCTTGCCCATGAAAAGAACTTACTGCGAAGTGATGAATCCAACTTTAAGAGCGGAACAGCCAGTGAAGCAGGAAGAAGAGAGCCTGGGCCAAATGCCGCCGCTGaccgaggaggagcagctgcggCACGATGAGCTCCGGACTAGTGGCTCGATATTCCTGCAGGATTTGCCCTGCTTTAAGCTTCAGCAGGCACAGCCGATAGCAGGATCATCCCCGATTCCCAAGTGTCGGGAGTGCAGAAGAAGAAATTTGGCTACAACAGAGGGCGAATCCAGTTCAGTTAGCGACGTTTACTGCCGGTTCTATGAATTCCGACGCCTTCAGTTCAATGAGAATGGAGAGCTGTGCGTGGTTGGCTTTCCAAATCCCTACAGCGAGCCCTCACCAGAGGACATCGCCATTTGGCAGCCGGATAAAAACACACCGCCGACCAGCGGTTACATGGATATACAGGTTTGCAGGTACATTCTGCTCCATGCCGGCGACCAGTTCTGCTATATTTGGCACCAGGAAGCAGAGGCTTTAAGTTTGCATCAGAATACGGACGGAACCATTGCCTGGAAGAAGGCCGTAAAAGGAACACGAGAGATTTGCGACGTGTGTGACACCACATTGTTCAACTACCATTGGACTTGCCGCAAGTGCGGCTTTGGAGTGTGTCTGGACTGCTTTAAAGATCGCAAGGAgggactgcgactgcggcGAGCGGAGAACGCTGCCCAAAAGGGATGCGATGAGTACCACTGGCTGCTCTGCAGCGACCCCAGTGGCCCACAGGAGCACGTCCCTACCGAGCTGATGCTAACACAGATCATAGCCGGAGATGCCCTCAACGTCTTGGGCAGGCTGCTGCACGAGGTTCGCACTTTGTGGCAGGTGCCACAGGTCTGCGGCTGCCTTCTGAGTAAGCAACCGATTGAAGATGCAGAAACAAAGGAAGTGATCCAGGATATGATTAAGGAGTCTCAGCTGAAGCAGCACACCAGCTACTCGTCGCTGGCCTCCGAGCAGAAGGTACACCAGCAACAGCGCCTTGATCAACTGCACGCCACGAAGTTGGAGTTCGCCAAAAAGCTAGGTATAGATTATGTTCCAGGTCGAGTGTGGACCAAGGAAAGCTTGGGAAAGGATCCCATAACAACGGCATTTGATAATTTGAAGCACATTAATTTTCTGAGGAATGGATTGGCCGGCTTGAGAAGGTTTCTTCCACCAAGGACCATGACTTTTGGTTACTCCACTCAGTTGGCTCCAGGAGTTCCTCACGAGTTTCTGTGCGATGGCAGACTGCTTAGACTCACCGATGCCATGCATCCGGATAATCGAGTTCTTTTCCAGGACGTTTGGAAATGCGGGCAGCCAGTTATGATTTCGGAGGTGGCTCGCTCTTTGAACTTAGACCTATGGCATCCACAAGCCTTTTGCCGGGACTTTGGCGACAAGCCCAATGATCTTATTAATTGCTTGAATGGCAACCTGGTGCCCAATCAGCCAATGCGACACTTTTGGGAGGGTTTTCAGTGCATGAACAAGCGTCTGCCAGATGCATATGGCAAGCCAATGCTCTTGAAGCTTAAGGATTGGCCGCCGGGTGATGATTTTGCCGAAATACTGCCCACCAGGTTTGCTGACTTGATGAAGGGACTGCCCATGCCGGAGTACACACTTCGCACGGGAAACCTTAACATTGCTAGCTGCTTACCCAAGATGTTTGTGCCACCAGACTTAGGACCCAAAATGTACAACGCATATGGCTCAGCATTGCACCCCGACAAGGGCACAACCAATCTTCACTTGGACATCTCGGATGCGGTGAACATAATGGTTTATGTGGGAATACCCCAGGATGGGGACACGAGACCTCAGATGGCGGCCACGCAGAAAGCCATAGAAATTGGCGGATGCGATTACATCACTAGAGCTCGTTGCCAATCGCCAGATGTATTACCCGGAGCACTTTGGCACATCTTTCCAGCTCGCGATGCAGACAAAATAAGAGATTTACTTAACCGCGTGACCCTTGAGAAGGGTTTCCGCCTGGAGCCGGATCACGATCCTATTCACGATCAGAATTGGTACTTGGACGACAAGTTGCGAGCTCGTCTATTCAAAGAGTATGGCGTGGAGGGGCATCCGATTGTCCAGTGCTTGGGCGACGCAGTCTTTATACCAGCTGGAGCACCGCATCAGGTTCAAAATCTCCACAACTGTATCAAGGTGGCCGAGGATTTTGTATCGCCGGAAAACATTACGCACTGCTATCATCTAACTCACGAGTTCAGAAGGCTctcccactcacacacaaatcACGAGGACAAGCTTCAGATCAAGAATATTATCTACCATGCCATCAAGGACTGTTGCACCATCCTGAGCAGAGCTGTGGATAAGAGAGTTAATGCGGAAATAACCCAGCTATATGAAGATTAG
- the LOC6728781 gene encoding 39S ribosomal protein L47, mitochondrial: MSSALIKCLNLAKTVGNATVKTLLAAPKQPWQTCSAAALQTPHVQMPMQMHTSAVRRDLMEFFDEKKNWSENEVKVGRAWRTEELRIKSNKELHQLWFVLLKERNMLLTMEHECNDKMEIFPSPERIDKVKISMENLETVVRERNKAYHLLETGETGERPQKAVKNAFGLQVSYKACEHALPSFMNLKWIKSRNIGFGGRAVNRFLLKYREKLYNAKRKAKNRSRNEVMMILRRNPNFDLDVLRRQFPDVNVDKLRNEDKIRGHYVPKVGV, from the exons ATGTCTTCGGcgttaataaaatgtttaaatttggcaaaaaCTGTGGGAAATGCGACAGTCAAGACCTTATTGGCAGCTCCTAAGCAGCCATGGCAGACCTGCAG TGCGGCTGCCCTGCAAACGCCGCATGTTCAAATGCCGATGCAGATGCACACTTCCGCAGTTCGCCGGGATCTAATGGAGTTCTTCGACGAAAAGAAGAACTGGAGTGAGAACGAGGTGAAGGTGGGTCGCGCCTGGCGGACGGAGGAGCTGCGCATCAAGTCCAACAAGGAGCTGCACCAGCTGTGGTTCGTGCTCCTCAAGGAGCGCAACATGCTGCTGACAATGGAGCACGAGTGCAATGACAAAATGGAAATCTTCCCTAGTCCAGAGCGAATCGATAAG GTGAAAATCTCCATGGAAAACCTGGAGACAGTAGTGAGGGAGCGCAACAAGGCCTATCACCTGCTGGAAACCGGTGAAACGGGTGAACGTCCACAGAAGGCGGTGAAGAACGCATTTGGCCTGCAGGTCTCATACAAAGCATGCGAACACGCCCTGCCGTCCTTCATGAACCTCAAATGGATAAAATCCCGCAACATTGGCTTCGGCGGCAGAGCTGTGAACAGATTCCTCCTGAAGTACAGGGAGAAACTCTACAATGCCAAGCGCAAGGCCAAGAA CCGCTCCCGCAACGAAGTCATGATGATCCTGCGTCGAAACCCCAATTTCGATCTGGATGTGCTGCGTCGCCAGTTCCCCGATGTCAACGTGGACAAG